In Allorhizobium pseudoryzae, the genomic window CGGTCAGTTGCGAACGCGCTTTTCTTGCCGCCCTCGACGGGTCCTGCCGCACGCCGATTGCGGGTTACGCCCGTTGCGAGGGCGATCACCTGCATTTTACCGGCCTGATCCTGACGCCGGACGGCCAGCAGGAACATGCGGTGGAGGTGCAAGGGCTTCGCCGCGATGCCTTAGACCTCGGCCGAAAGGCCGGCGAGACCGTGCGCGCGGCCGCCGGCCCGGACTTCTTCGCCGACTGGACGTGAGCGGTGATGCGGGGGCCGGCATGCGGATAATCGTCACACGGCCTCCGGACAGTGCCGCCCGCACCGCAGAAAAGCTCGTTCGCCTTGGCCATGAGCCGGTTCTCCTGCCGGTCAGCGCCCCAGTTCACGACCCCCAGGCGGCGGCCGATGCTCTCTCGCTTCCGCATGCAGCGCTCGCCATCACGAGCGCAGAAGCGGTCCGTGCGCTGACGCAGATCGATCTTTCGGTGCATCGCGAGACACCGGTCTACACTGTCGGTGAAACGACGGCGGAAGCGGCGCGACAGGCGGGTTTCAGGGCGGTCGAGGCGGGTCCCGGCGATGGCGAACAGCTGGCGCGCCTTCTCGCAGAGCGGGGCATCCAGGATATTCTCTACCTGGCCGGCTCCCCCCGCGCACCACGCTTCGAGGAAGGTCTTCGCGCGGCTGGCCTGCGCTTTCGCACCTCGGAGACCTACAGGATGCGCGAGATCGACTGGACGGACAAACAAAAGGCGAGCCTTCATCTGTTTCCGGATGCCGTTCTTCTCTATTCCGGAGAAACCGCACGTCGCTTTTTCCGGCGGACGATGGGCTTGCTGCCGGATGCCCCGAACCGCCGTTTTCATGTCCTGTGCCTTGGCGCGCAGATCGCGATCCATGTTCCGCAAAAAGACACGATCGCTGTTCATGTCGCCGAACATCCGACGGAGAACGATCTTCTCCTTCTTCTTTCGTCGTGCGCGGGAACCAAAATCGGCTGAGGCTCTTTCCATCTGTTCCCCGGCTGACTAGGTTCCAGATCAGACAGTCCAGAATGAGGTTGCCATGGTTTCCGACAAGCCGCCCCGCCGTTCCCGCTCGGGAAAGACACCGGTCACGATCGATCTGGAAGCCGAGGCTGTCCGGAAGGACGAGGCGAGCCCAGTGGCCGAGCCCGTGCGCAGCAACGACACCGACGCGCCAAATCCCGCCGTAACGCCGGAAGAGACCCCGGTGTCAGCGGCACCGGAGACGGCGGACGGCACGACCACGCCTTCCCCGGCATCCGCGGCGGAGGCGCAGACCGAGACGCCGGATTTTGCCGCACAGACGGCTGTGGAGCAGGCCTCCGGTGAGCCGCCACCGGCGGAAAAAGCCGCCGAGGCGCAGGTGGACGCGCCGACCGACGCGCAGAAGACTGACACGCTAAAGAGTGAGGACGTCGCACCGGTCACCTCCACCGCAACGGCACCGGAGAGACCTCAGCCGGAGAGACCTCAGGACGAGACCGAGGCAACTGCGAGACCTGCAGCCGAGGCTCCCGCCGCCCGCCCGCCTGCGGCAGATACTGTCAAGGGTACGCGCACATCCGCGATGGTCGCATCGGGCATTCTCGGTGGTCTCGTCGCGCTGCTGCTGGCCGGCAGCATGCAATATGCGGGCTACCTGCCGGGCCTCAGCCAGCAGCCGTCTGCGGCCACCCGGACCGAACTGGACGAGATTCGCCAGCAGATGGATGCCCTGCGGGTCAGCTCTGGCACGGCGCCCGCCGGTGGTGAGGATCTTGAGCAGCGCCTCCAGGCGCTGGAAAGTGCCATCGGTCACGCGGGCCAGAATGGCCAAAGCGAATTGGAACAGCGGCTTGCTACCCTCCAGGCGGATCTCGATGCGCTGAAAACCGCAGGCCAGGCCGAAGCAGAGAGTGCCAGCCAGCTGGGCGAACGCTTGAACACGCTGGAAAGCCGTGTGAACCAGCCGGGCCGCGAACAGGCGGTGGCCCGCGCGCTCGCCGCTGCGGCGCTGAAGGCGGCGACCGAACGCGGTGGCTCGTTTGCCGCCGAACTGCAGACCTATGGGCAGGTGGCAAAGGATGATCCGGCCGTCGCCGAACTGCAGGCCTATGCGGAGAAGGGCGTGCCGACCCGCGCGGAGCTGACGCGCCGTCTGCAGCCGGCTGCAAATGCGATCCTCGAAGCGGTCCATCAGCCGACCGCAGGCGAAAGCATCACCGACCGCCTGCTCTCCAGCGCCATGCGCGTGGTCAAAGTCCGCCCCGTCGGCGAGGTGGAGGGCGAGACCCCCGAAGCGATCCTTGCCCGCATGGAAGAGCGTGTGAAGAACGGCGACCTGAAAGCAGCGGTTTCCGAATGGAACACGCTGCCGGATGCCGCCAAGCAGGCCTCATCCGACTTCAAGGCCGCACTCGACGCCCGCATCGCCGTGGAAGACCTGATGAACGCGACGCTGACCCGCGCCATGGCCAGTGCCGGCACCAACGGTTGAGGAGACCTGACAGATGATCCGCCTATTCCTCTTCGCCGTTGCAACGCTGGCCCTGGGTTGGGGTTTCTCCTGGCTCGCCGACCGGCCGGGCCTGATTACCGTCACCTGGCAGAACATGGAGATCGAGACGAGCCTCATGGTGGCGGCGACCGCAATCGTCGCCCTTGTTTTTGCCGTGATGTTCGTCTGGTGGCTGATCCAGACGATCTGGACCTCGCCGCATTCCGTGCGCCGCTTCTTCCGCGCCCGCAAGCGGGATCGCGGCTATCAGGCGCTCTCGACCGGCCTGATTGCCGCCGGCGCCGGAAACGCGCTTCTCGCCCGCAAGATGAGCGCACGGGCCCGCGGCCTGCTGCGCGCTGATCAGGAACCGCTGATCAAGCTTCTGGAAGCCCAGACGGCAATGATCGAAGGCCGCAACGACGAGGCCCGCGAGCTATTCGAGAAGATGGCCGAGGACCCGGAAACCCGCGAACTCGGCCTGCGCGGCCTCTACATGGAGGCCCGGCGTCTCGGTGCGAACGAGGCGGCGCGCCAGTATGCCGAGACCGCCGTGGAAAATGCGCCCTACCTGCCCTGGGCCGCGGAAGCGACACTGGAATATCGCTCTCAGGCCGGCCGCTGGGAGGATGCCGTCCGGCTGCTCGACCAGCAGAAGATCGCCAATGTCATCGAGCGCAAGCAGGCGGACCGCTGGAAGGCCGTACTTTTGACCGCACGCGCCACCGAACGGCTGGAATCCGATCCCAAGGGCGCGCGCGACGACGCCAAGGCCGCCCTGAAGCTTGCCAAGGATCTCGTACCTGCCGGCATCATCGCGGCAAAGGCCTATCTGCGGGAAGACAATCTGCGCAAGGCCGCTTCCGTGCTCGAAAGCCTTTGGAAAATCGAACCGCATCCGCACTTGGCCGAGACCTACGTGCGGGCGAGAAGCGGCGACAGCGCCGCCGACCGCCTGAAGCGCGCCGAAAAGCTGGAAGCGCTGAAGCCCAACAATCCGGAATCGCTGCTGGCGGTGGCCCAGGCCGCCCTCGACACGCAGGACTTCACCCGCGCCCGCACCAAGGCGGAGGCAGCGCTGCGCATGGACCCGCGCGAAAGCACCTATCTGCTGCTCGCCGACATCGAGGAACGCGAAACGGGCGACCAGGGCCGCATCCGCCACTGGCTGAACCAGGCGCTGCGCGCACCGCGTGATCCGGCCTGGGTGGCAGACGGTTACGTTTCGGAACGCTGGCTGCCACTCTCGCCGGTCACTGGCCGGCTGGACGCGTTTGAATGGAAGCGTCCCTTTGGCCAGCTGGAAGGACCGGTCGAGGAAGGCTCGCTCTCTGCCGAAAGCGCGATTGCCAACCTGCCGCCGCTGCCTGAGCCGCAGCCGGTCGAACCTCCTTCGGAACCGCGCCTGGAGCCGGTGCACCAACCGGCAAAAGTGGTGGACATCGAGCAGCCGAAAGCGCCATCGCTCAGCATCGTCCGCGACAAGGAGACCTCACCCGTCGAACCGGTTGGGAAGCCAAAACCGGAGGTGGCTGCGGTGTCCGCCGAGAAGCCGAAGGAACCGGCTGCCGATCCGTTCAACGGGCGTCCTCCGGATGATCCGGGCGTGAAGGATCACGAGGCCGCAACGGCACCCACCACGCGACTCAAACTGTTCTAGGTGCCCATGTTCGATCGAATCCTCGAGGTCTTCCACCAACTGACCGGCGACCGTCCGTCCGGCGATTTCGCACCGGATGATCCCCGCGTCGCCTTCGTTGCCCTCTGTTTCCAGGTGATGGAAGCCGACGGAAGCGTCTCGAAGGACGAGCAGAACCGTTTGCAGGAGTTGCTGCGCGAACGCTACGAGCTCGACAAGGCGCATCTGGCGTCTTTGATGGAAACGGGCCGCGAGATGGGCTCGGAAGCGGTTGACTACTACCGTTTTACCTCCGATCTTAAACGTCATCTTGGTCCGGACGAATGCGTCGAGCTGGTGGGAGCCCTCTGGGATCTCGTTTATGCCGATGGCGAACGCAGCGAGATGGAAGATCACGTGATCTGGAGGATAGCGGATCTTCTGGGCGTTTCTGCCAGGGACCGGGTGCTGGAACGACAGAAGATTGCCGCACGAACCGCGGGAGGAGATACGGGAGGAGAGTGAGGACGACGCAATGCTGATGACACCTCTCCGCCCGCCCGCAAAGGCGCCCATCCTGGTCGTGCTTCACCAGGAGCGCTCCTCTCCCGGACGCGTCGGCCAGATGCTGGTCGAAAAGGGCTTTCCCCTCGATATCCGCCGCCCGGCGCTGGGCGATCCCCTGCCCGACACGCTGGCCGCCCATTCCGGCGCCGTCATCTTCGGCGGGCCGATGAGCGCCAATGATCCAGACCCCTTCGTCAAGACGGAGATCGACTGGGTCTCCGTGCCGCTGAAGGAAAACAAACCCTATCTCGGCATCTGTCTCGGTGCGCAGATGATGGTGAAGAATCTCGGTGGCAAGGTCGGTCCGGACCGGCACGGCCTTACCGAGATCGGCTGGTATCCGCTGCGCGCCACCGAACACGGCCGCCGCCTGATGCACTGGCCGCGCATGGTCTATCACTTCCACCGCGAAGGTTTTGACGTGCCGCGCGGCGTGCAGCTCTTGGCGGAAGGGGATGCCTATCCGCACCAGGCGATCCGCTACGGCGACAATGCCTGGGGCGTGCAGTTCCATGCCGAACTGACGCGGGCGATGATGCACAGCTGGGTGGTGCGCGGCGCCTCGCGCTTTGTTCTGCCCAACGCCCAGCAGGGCCGCGAACATCTTGAAGGCCGCATGATCTTCGACCAGCCGCTGAAAGCCTGGCTGTGGTCCTTCCTCGACATGGTGTTCGACCGGAAGGCACTGGCCGACCAGCCGGCGCTGCCGAAACTGGAGAAGACGCCGGCCTGACAGGGCGGCCTCCCGGCCCGGAGGCTTTACCGGTTGGAAGGCGCGTCGAGGCTGTCGATCTGCCGCAGCTTCGGAAAACCCATCGCCCAGACAACCGCCACCGCCAGCGTGCCGAAGCCGCCGATGACGACGGCTGGCACCGCACCGATGAGATGCGCCATGGTGCCCGCACGGAATTCCCCGAGCTCGTTCGAGGCACCGACGAAGACCATGTTGACGGCGTTGACCCGTCCGCGCACCTCGTCCGGCGTCCAGAGCATGATCAGGCTTTCGCGCACATAGACCGAGATCATGTCGGAGGCGCCCATCAGCATCAGCGCGCCGATCGACAGCCAGACCGTCTGCGACAGGCCGAAGACGACCGTTCCAACGCCGAACAGAGCAACGCCGACGAACATGAAGATGCCGGCGCGATGCTTGATGGGATAGGCCGCGAGCAGGACGGCAACGACGATGGCACCGATGCCGGGGGCTGACCGCAAAAGGCCAAGCCCCCAGGGGCCGAGCTCCAGGATATCCCGGGCAAAGACCGGCATCAGCGCGACGGCACCGCCGAGCAGGACGGCGAAGAGATCAAGCGAGATCGCCCCCAGCACCACCTTCTCGCCCCAGATGAAGCGGAAGCCGGCGAGGATGGTGGAGAGATTGACGGCCTTCGAGACGCTGCGCTGCTGGTTCGGCTTCGGGATGCTGATGATCAGCACCGCCGCTGCGGCCATGAAGGCGAGTGCGACGGAATAGGCAGCCGTGGCGCTGGCGCCGTAGAGCAGGCCGCCCGCGACCGGCCCGAGGATGGAGGCGGTCTGCCAGGAGGAGGAATTCCAGGCCACCGCATTCGGCAGCGCGTGTTCCGGCACGAGGTTCGGCGCCAGCGACTGGACGGCGGGCCCCATGAAGGCGCGCTCGATGCCGAAGACGATGAGGATCGCAAACACCGGCCAGGGCGAAAAACTGCCGGAGACCGTCAGGACGAACAATGCCGCGGTGCAGAGGCAGCCGATCATCAGGCAGATAGCCACGATGACCCTGCGGTTATAGCGGTCGGCAACGGTGCCGGTCACCAGGATCAAAAGCAGCGACGGCAGGAACTGGAAGAGCCCGATCAGGCCGAGATAGAGCGCATTGCCGGTGACATCGTACATCTGCCAGCCAACCGAGACGCTGACGATCTGGATGGCGAAGGCGCCGAGGAAGCGGCAGAAGAAGAAGCGCGTATAGGAACTATGCCGAAAGGCGGCAAAACGGTCATCGGATGCAAGAACGGACATGAAAAACGCTTTCCACCGGACGCTGCCGGAACGGGACGTCCGTTAAACATGATGAGCCAGACAAGTGCCTCGGCTCTTGCCGCCTAAGTCGCCAATGTCTACATGTCTGTCAACTCAGAAATGGAGACTTGGATGCTCGCGCTGTTTCAGACCATCGATCTGGCTTTGAACCTGTACACATGGGTGCTCATCATCAGCGCCATCTTCTCCTGGCTTTACGCCTTCAACGTCATCAATTCGAGCAACCAGTTCGTCAATTCGATCGGCACGATGCTCTACAACCTGACCGAGCCGGCGCTGCGCCCGATCCGCCGGGTGATGCCCAATCTCGGCGGCATCGACATCTCGCCGGTGATCCTGCTCTTGATCATCTTCTTCATCCGCTCGCTGATGTGGACGACGATCGTTCCGGCCCTGGTGTGATCGAGCGTGTGACCGAAGCGATCTCTGCCTTTGCCGATCACCTGCGCGTCAGCATCCGGCTGACGCCGAACGGGTCGCGCGATCAGATCGACGGCCTGGAGCAGTCGGATGATGGCGGATGCCATGTGAAGGCGAAGGTGACGGCCGTGCCGGAGGATGGCAAGGCCAACAAGGCGCTGGTGCAGTTGCTGGCCAAGCAGCTGCGCGTGCCGAAATCCTCGATCTCGGTCATTGCCGGCGAAACAACGCGCAAAAAAATCCTCCGGATCGAAGGCGAGCCGGAGGATCTGATGAAGAGGTTCAATGCGCTTCTGGCGCGCTGATCACTTCTGGGCGTTGTAGCGTTCGATGGCTTCGACGATCAGCTTCTTGGCCACCGTCACATCCTGCCAGCCGCCGATCTTCACCCACTTGCCGGGCTCCAGATCCTTGTAGTGCTCGAAGAAGTGCTCGATCTGCTTCAGAGTGATTTCCGGCAGATCCGTGTAGTTGTGGATCTTGTCGTAACGCTGGGTCAGCTTCGGCACCGGCACAGCGAGGATCTTTTCGTCCTTGCCGCCATCGTCTTCCATGATCATCACGCCGATCGGGCGAACAGCGATGACGCAACCCGGAACGAGCGGACGGGTGTTGCAGATCAGAACGTCCACCGGGTCGCCGTCTTCCGACAGCGTATGCGGCACGAAGCCGTAATTGCCCGGATAGGTCATCGGCGTGTAGAGGAAACGGTCGACGATCAGGGCGCCGGCTTCCTTGTCCATTTCGTACTTGATCGGGTGGCCGCCAACCGGCACTTCCACGATGACGTTGACATCGTCCGGCGGGTTCTTGCCGATCTTGATTGCATCAATACGCATGTTTCTCCCCGAGTGCTATGTATGAGAGCGTTGAAATGGGTGACGCCTCGATACTCAGAAAACCGGTGCAATGCAACACGGCCTTTCGGTGGAGAGAAAGGTGACGCTCAGGGCCAGACGAACCCGATCTTGCGAAGCCGCACGTCGGCAAAGTCTTCCATGCCTTCGGCCACATCCATGCCGCCATGCCGGCGAAAGAAACGGATTGCGTGTTCGCTGTCTTCCAGACACCAGACCACGAGACCGTTGCAGCCGAGCGATTTCAACAGCCGGCGGGCTTCGCCGAACAGTTTGCGGCCAAGGCCGATGCCCTGGAATTCCGGGCGCAGATAGATTTCGTAGATCTCGCCGTCCTGCGGCAGGGCACGGGCGCGGTTGAGCCCGATCGTGGCGTAACCGGCAATCGTGCCCTCGACATCGAGAACCAGAAGCGTTGCCGGGCCGCGGGTCGCCCGCCGCCACCAGGCTTCGCCACGCCGCTCGAGCATTTCCGTCAGCGGCCGGTGCGGAATGAGCCCGGCATAGGCCTGCGACCACGCCACCCGGTGAACCTCGGACACGGCCGTCGCATCGGCGGTTCCCGCCTGTCGAACATCAATGGAGAGTGTCTTCATGACAGTGCTTCTCACCTCGCCGCCGCAGATTCGCCTCCCGCGAGAACGGGCTGGCGAGACGTTGCCGCCCAATGCATCTTGGGGGCCGACGAAGAGAAGTTAACGCTTTTTTAACCGATGGAACAAGTGTCGGAAGCAAAGCGTCCATAAAAAAGCCCCGGATTTCGCCGGGGCTTTTTTTAAGGATCGATCGGTCGGATCAGGCGACGCGCGACTTTTCGAAGCGCTTGCGGTCGTTCGGGTCGAGATACATCTTGCGCAGACGGATCGACTTCGGCGTGACTTCCATCAGCTCGTCGTCCTGAATCCAGGAAAGCGCGCGGTCGAGCGTCATGCGGATCGGCGGGGTCAGCTTCACGGCTTCATCCTTGCCGGCGGCGCGGATGTTGGTGAGCTGCTTGCCCTTCAGCACGTTGACCTCGAGATCGTTATCGCGGCTGTGGATGCCGATGATCATGCCCTGATAGACCTTTTCGCCCGGCTCGATGATCATCGGACCACGGTCTTCGAGGTTGAACATGGCATAGGCGACAGCTTCGCCCGAACCGTTCGACAACAAAACACCGTTGTTGCGGCCGGCAATCGCGCCCTTGAACGGCTGGTAGCTATGGAACAGGCGGTTCATGATCGCGGTGCCGCGGGTATCGGTCAGCAGTTCCGACTGATAGCCGATGAGGCCGCGGGTCGGAGCCAGGAACTTCAGGCGAACGCGGTTGCCGCCGGAGGGGCGCAGTTCCGTCATTTCGGCCTTGCGCTCGGACATCTTCTGCACGACGACGCCGGAATGCTCCTCATCGACGTCGATGACGACTTCCTCGATCGGCTCCATGGTCTCGCCGGTCGCCTCGTCCTTGTGCATGACGACGCGCGGACGCGACACGGCAAGCTCGAAGCCTTCGCGGCGCATGGTTTCGATCAGAACGGCGAGCTGAAGTTCGCCGCGGCCGGAGACGAAGAACGAATCCTTGCCTTCGGCTTCTTCGATCTTGAGAGCGACGTTGCCTTCGGCTTCCTTGAACAGGCGGTCGCGG contains:
- a CDS encoding uroporphyrinogen-III synthase, which encodes MRIIVTRPPDSAARTAEKLVRLGHEPVLLPVSAPVHDPQAAADALSLPHAALAITSAEAVRALTQIDLSVHRETPVYTVGETTAEAARQAGFRAVEAGPGDGEQLARLLAERGIQDILYLAGSPRAPRFEEGLRAAGLRFRTSETYRMREIDWTDKQKASLHLFPDAVLLYSGETARRFFRRTMGLLPDAPNRRFHVLCLGAQIAIHVPQKDTIAVHVAEHPTENDLLLLLSSCAGTKIG
- a CDS encoding GNAT family N-acetyltransferase translates to MKTLSIDVRQAGTADATAVSEVHRVAWSQAYAGLIPHRPLTEMLERRGEAWWRRATRGPATLLVLDVEGTIAGYATIGLNRARALPQDGEIYEIYLRPEFQGIGLGRKLFGEARRLLKSLGCNGLVVWCLEDSEHAIRFFRRHGGMDVAEGMEDFADVRLRKIGFVWP
- the ppa gene encoding inorganic diphosphatase; translation: MRIDAIKIGKNPPDDVNVIVEVPVGGHPIKYEMDKEAGALIVDRFLYTPMTYPGNYGFVPHTLSEDGDPVDVLICNTRPLVPGCVIAVRPIGVMIMEDDGGKDEKILAVPVPKLTQRYDKIHNYTDLPEITLKQIEHFFEHYKDLEPGKWVKIGGWQDVTVAKKLIVEAIERYNAQK
- a CDS encoding MFS transporter, whose product is MSVLASDDRFAAFRHSSYTRFFFCRFLGAFAIQIVSVSVGWQMYDVTGNALYLGLIGLFQFLPSLLLILVTGTVADRYNRRVIVAICLMIGCLCTAALFVLTVSGSFSPWPVFAILIVFGIERAFMGPAVQSLAPNLVPEHALPNAVAWNSSSWQTASILGPVAGGLLYGASATAAYSVALAFMAAAAVLIISIPKPNQQRSVSKAVNLSTILAGFRFIWGEKVVLGAISLDLFAVLLGGAVALMPVFARDILELGPWGLGLLRSAPGIGAIVVAVLLAAYPIKHRAGIFMFVGVALFGVGTVVFGLSQTVWLSIGALMLMGASDMISVYVRESLIMLWTPDEVRGRVNAVNMVFVGASNELGEFRAGTMAHLIGAVPAVVIGGFGTLAVAVVWAMGFPKLRQIDSLDAPSNR
- a CDS encoding YggT family protein gives rise to the protein MLALFQTIDLALNLYTWVLIISAIFSWLYAFNVINSSNQFVNSIGTMLYNLTEPALRPIRRVMPNLGGIDISPVILLLIIFFIRSLMWTTIVPALV
- a CDS encoding heme biosynthesis protein HemY, coding for MIRLFLFAVATLALGWGFSWLADRPGLITVTWQNMEIETSLMVAATAIVALVFAVMFVWWLIQTIWTSPHSVRRFFRARKRDRGYQALSTGLIAAGAGNALLARKMSARARGLLRADQEPLIKLLEAQTAMIEGRNDEARELFEKMAEDPETRELGLRGLYMEARRLGANEAARQYAETAVENAPYLPWAAEATLEYRSQAGRWEDAVRLLDQQKIANVIERKQADRWKAVLLTARATERLESDPKGARDDAKAALKLAKDLVPAGIIAAKAYLREDNLRKAASVLESLWKIEPHPHLAETYVRARSGDSAADRLKRAEKLEALKPNNPESLLAVAQAALDTQDFTRARTKAEAALRMDPRESTYLLLADIEERETGDQGRIRHWLNQALRAPRDPAWVADGYVSERWLPLSPVTGRLDAFEWKRPFGQLEGPVEEGSLSAESAIANLPPLPEPQPVEPPSEPRLEPVHQPAKVVDIEQPKAPSLSIVRDKETSPVEPVGKPKPEVAAVSAEKPKEPAADPFNGRPPDDPGVKDHEAATAPTTRLKLF
- a CDS encoding glutamine amidotransferase, whose amino-acid sequence is MLMTPLRPPAKAPILVVLHQERSSPGRVGQMLVEKGFPLDIRRPALGDPLPDTLAAHSGAVIFGGPMSANDPDPFVKTEIDWVSVPLKENKPYLGICLGAQMMVKNLGGKVGPDRHGLTEIGWYPLRATEHGRRLMHWPRMVYHFHREGFDVPRGVQLLAEGDAYPHQAIRYGDNAWGVQFHAELTRAMMHSWVVRGASRFVLPNAQQGREHLEGRMIFDQPLKAWLWSFLDMVFDRKALADQPALPKLEKTPA
- a CDS encoding tellurite resistance TerB family protein, with product MFDRILEVFHQLTGDRPSGDFAPDDPRVAFVALCFQVMEADGSVSKDEQNRLQELLRERYELDKAHLASLMETGREMGSEAVDYYRFTSDLKRHLGPDECVELVGALWDLVYADGERSEMEDHVIWRIADLLGVSARDRVLERQKIAARTAGGDTGGE
- a CDS encoding DUF167 domain-containing protein; translation: MTEAISAFADHLRVSIRLTPNGSRDQIDGLEQSDDGGCHVKAKVTAVPEDGKANKALVQLLAKQLRVPKSSISVIAGETTRKKILRIEGEPEDLMKRFNALLAR